The Obesumbacterium proteus DNA window CCATGTTCCTACGGGCAAAATTGCCTGTAAGTCTTGAATAAAGCGCGATACAAAGTCTCTGCCGTAGCTGCGGCCTAAACTGCTGGTAATAGCATTGAAATTACTTAAAGCAACAATCGCGAGCAATCCAATCGTATAACCACCCTGCTCTTCATGACATTCTCGAAACTTGCCCAGCAATCCCCTGCGCGTCAGCAGCTTAGTGTCTTCATCAATATTGAGCTGATTTTCAAGCTTTAGGAACATGCCTTCCAGCTCATCCGACATTTGTGCAAAGGCGGTATTCAGCACCCTAATTTCAGAAAATTGAGCCTGATGATTAAGGCTTGGCTTCCATTTTCGGCGGGCAATCATCGGCGCTTGCCGTGCAATGTCTAATATCGGATTCGTTACCATCGAGAGTAATTTCACCGCGATCAATGAACCCACTGCAAATATAATGACCGACAGAATAATAGTAATAATACGGTTGCTCAGTAAGTCGCCGGTTAAATCATCCTGAGCCGACAGCACAACAATCCGCCATCCAGGCAAATTAAGATCGTTTCCTACCGGCATCACTTTGCCAAAATACATGGAGCTACCGGATTGAATTCGCTCCACTTCGCTAGGGTTATTTTGCAGGATCTTTACCGTTGATTTTATTAACGGATCGGTACTGTCCATGACCGAAACCAGCCCGCCACCGTCCTGATCGGCAATGCCAAATGAGAGATCGGAAATGAGATAATCATCTTTAGAAGAGGCAATAATCTGGTTAGAACCGTTAACAATAAAAATGACGTTGTTTTCATTTTTTGTCAGTTCCATCAGATAGCGACTAAATCGGCTTAAGCGCAGATCGCTTGAGATAACGCCAATGTAGCGATTTTTTTTGTCATACACCGGAGAGCTAAAAGAGATGCTGATGCCGCTATCTGAGTTGAAGTCTCGATAGGCTCTGGTCCATGAGGATTGTTTACTTTCATCAACATAACGAAACCAAGGTCGTTGGCTAACGTCATAGTGTTCAATGCTTTCTCTCGGTTTTTCATCCTGAGACAGGCCATTGTAGTAATTCAGCCTGCCCTGTGTGACTCGCGACTTCAGGATAAGATATTCTTTATCCGTAATATTATTCCTACCGACGCCGATATAGTGGCCATCCCTCGTGCCAAGCGCCACCATGCTTAAATATTTGTCACCCGAAAAAATTCGCCCCATGGTTTGAAGCAGAATTTCTTTTATAAACGGCATTTGATCGCTGGTTTCGCTGAAATCCATGGCTTTCAGTGACGTAGCGACGGCGGCATTCGACTGCTTGGGCACATTGATATAGTGCTCCAACATACTTTTTACCGTTTCACCTTTAGACGTGATGACCTTTTCGCTCATCCGATTCAGCGCATGGTTCTCTTGCTGAAACTGGAGATAAAGAATAAAGATGACAATAAACGTGGTAAAAAACACGAATACCGAGAGGACAATAGTCTTGAGAGAGTAGCTCTCTATAAACGCCAATTTATTTTTTTTCATACAAACTAGTGCTCAGAAGGTGAACTGTTTCTTACCGCGACTCTTCGACTCGTATAAGTTAACATCTGCCAGTTTCATTGTCGTGGAAATATCGTTATCAAACTTCGCAACACCAATTGAAACGGTCATTTTTGCCGTTACGCTCTCAGAAATATAGAGTTTCTCATCATTAATATCATGCAAAATTTGCTCAGTAACATGTTTGGCATCCTGTAGGGAGGCATTAAACAAAAAGACCACAAACTCGTCGCCTCCCATTCGCACAATAATATCACTTGCCTTGATGTTGCCCTGCATAATCTTTGTGCACTTGTACAAAGCTTCATCACCAATATCATGACCATAGCTGTCGTTGATTTGTTTAAAATGGTCGATATCGATGGCAAGAATATAGTCTAGACCTGCTCGCTTTTTAATCTTAGGAATATAACGGCGGTTATAGGCTTTGGTCAAAAAATCCATATAGTAATCTTTGTTCATCTTGTCAAAGATATCTATATAGTAAAGTCCATGTAACGTGCGGATAACAGCAATAAGAAAAGGGATCAAGATCAGCAATATTAGCTGCCAATGAAACGTATATTTTATCTTCTCTAATGACTCTTCAATGATAGCTTTAAAGTTTGGCGTATTCTGCGACAGAATCATGATGTCAGAATCGCCATGCCTCGCATTGATAACCCGATTAAATAGTTCGTTTGACGCTGTTTCTTCATTATCTTTTAAGCGTTCAGGAATTGAAAAACTGTGCAGTAAATTAATATAGTTTGAATAACTCAGATACAAGGCTTGCAATTGGCTATCTTTGAGTTTCTCATTCTTTTTTCGATTATCTACATTATAAAACGTAGATGCGGAGAGTGAGAGAAAATCACTGCGGGCGCTGGAAAGTTTAAGTAGAAATTCCATCTGCTTAACGGTTGTTTCAGTTTTGTAATAGAAAAGTGTAAAACAGGCGGCGCTGATAACGAACAAGATGACCGTTATTACATCCTGACGTTGGCTTAACAACCGGAAAAAAAGATTATTTGAGCTCATAAGCCAAACCAGAATTTTCTCATGAGTAGATTATTCTCTTTAGGATTATTGTCTAAAAGGCACAACTGAGGGCACATACTCAGTGAATATTTCTTTGATAATAAGTCAGATGTAAATAATTATCCAGAGATGCATCATGAGACTGAGAAATTGCGCATTATTATGAAATGAAAATCACGCTTGATAACTAGATGGAAGGTAGTAAATAGCTGATAAGTAAAGGCTAAAAATTAATTTTGAAATTAAATGATGTATTAATAGTTAAATCTAATTTAATAAGATTTTTATTAAATATAGAATTATCTTAATCAAAATAGAGGCGGCGAATAACGCCACCTCTATTTGCAGTTAGTTATTTCTCTGTTTTTCCACCATGTAAACGACGCGCATCGATTACGTCCGGTAACTGATTTAATTTCGCCAGCACACGTCCAAGCACCTGCAGGTTATAAATTTCGATATCCATATCAATCGTTGCCAGCTGCTTTTTAGTATCACTACGGCTAGCAACACCCAGCACGTTAACCTTCTCATTGGCAAGAATGGTGGTGATATCACGTAGCAGGCCACTGCGATCGTTAGCCATCACGCGCACCACCAGCGAATAGCCACTGGAATAGCTTTCGCCCCATACTGCGTCAATGATACGTTCAGGCGCATGGGAGCGCAGTTCATTCAGCTGATCGCAATCAGAGCGGTGGATTGAAATACCGCGCCCCTGAGTGATAAAGCCGATGATTTCATCCCCAGGAATCGGCTGGCAGCAGCGTGCAATGTGGTGCATTAAATTACCCACACCTTCCACCACCACGCGGCCGCTGCTCTTATCACTGCGTGATTGAGATTGGCCTTTTTGCGTAAGCTGTTTTAGCGCTTCCCGATCCGCTTCTTCCGCACTTGGCTTGTTAGTCTTGCCTTGCAGGAAGTTGACCATTTGGTTAACGCGGATATCGCCGCCGCCTATCGCCGCCAAAACCTCATCCATCGAGTTGACGTTATAGCGAGGGATCAGAAGCTTCTCCGCTTCTTTCAGGCTGATATCCAAGCGCTCAAGCTCATCATCCAGAATTTGGCGACCGGCAAGAATGTTTTTGTCTCGATCTTGTTTGCGGAACCAGTTATGGATTTTGGCGCGTCCACGGCTGGTTGTCACATAACCAAGGTTCGGGTTCAGCCAGTCGCGGCTTGGGTTCGGCTGCTTCTGGGTGATAATTTCAACCTGATCGCCCATCTGTAGCTGATAAGTGAACGGCACGATGCGGCCACCAATTTTGGCACCGATGCAGCGATGACCTACGTCGCTGTGAATATGGTAAGCAAAGTCGAGCGGCGTTGAGCCCGCAGGGAGATCGACGACGTCGCCTTTTGGCGTAAACACATAAACGCGATCGTCAAATACCTGACTGCGTACCTCATCCAGCATCTCCCCGGAATCGGCCATCTCTTCTTGCCATGCAATCAGCTTACGCAGCCATGCAATTCGGCCTTCATAGCCAGAGCGTCCCGCAGCCTGCGGCCCTTCTTTATATTTCCAGTGCGCCGCAACGCCCAGCTCCGCATCTTCATGCATCTGGCGAGTACGGATCTGAATCTCTAGCGTTTTACCACGCGGGCCTAAAACGACGGTATGAATCGACTGATAACCATTAGGTTTAGGGTTAGCCACATAGTCGTCAAATTCATTCGGCAAATGACGATAGTGAGTGTGCACTATCCCCAGCGCCGCGTAACAATCCTGCAAGCGCTCAACCACGATGCGTACTGCACGTACATCAAATAGCTCATCAAACGCCAATGCCTTTTTCTGCATTTTGCGCCAGATGCTGTAAATGTGTTTTGGTCGACCATAAATTTCGGCTTTGACACCTTCTTTGGCCATTTCCTTGCGCAGCGCTTCAACAAAATCGTCAATGAACTGTTCACGATCGATACGGCGTTCATGCAGCAGTTTGGCAATCTTTTTATATTCATCAGGATGCAGGTAGCGGAAGCAGAAATCTTCTAGCTCCCATTTTAGCTGCCCAATCCCCAGACGATTTGCCAATGGCGCATAGATGTTGAAACACTCTTTGGCTGCTAATACGCGTTCTTCTTCCGGCGCATCTTTGACTTCGCGCAGATGAGCAATTCGCTCAGCGAGCTTTATCACCACGCAGCGGAAATCTTCCACCATCGCCAGCAGCATACGGCGGATATTATCCACCTGCTCGGAGGCGCCGGAGTCACTTTGGGTGGCTTTTAACGCGCGGATAGCATCCATTTCCAGCACACCATGCACCAGATTGGTAATCTCTTTACCAAAATCTTCTTCGACGGTTTCACGGTCGATAACCTTGGCTTCCACCAGAGGAAACAGCAGCGCGGTGCGCATACTGTCGTTGTCCATACTGAGCGTGGAGAGAATTTCCACCATCTCAACGCCGCGCCACAGTA harbors:
- a CDS encoding EAL domain-containing protein; translated protein: MKKNKLAFIESYSLKTIVLSVFVFFTTFIVIFILYLQFQQENHALNRMSEKVITSKGETVKSMLEHYINVPKQSNAAVATSLKAMDFSETSDQMPFIKEILLQTMGRIFSGDKYLSMVALGTRDGHYIGVGRNNITDKEYLILKSRVTQGRLNYYNGLSQDEKPRESIEHYDVSQRPWFRYVDESKQSSWTRAYRDFNSDSGISISFSSPVYDKKNRYIGVISSDLRLSRFSRYLMELTKNENNVIFIVNGSNQIIASSKDDYLISDLSFGIADQDGGGLVSVMDSTDPLIKSTVKILQNNPSEVERIQSGSSMYFGKVMPVGNDLNLPGWRIVVLSAQDDLTGDLLSNRIITIILSVIIFAVGSLIAVKLLSMVTNPILDIARQAPMIARRKWKPSLNHQAQFSEIRVLNTAFAQMSDELEGMFLKLENQLNIDEDTKLLTRRGLLGKFRECHEEQGGYTIGLLAIVALSNFNAITSSLGRSYGRDFVSRFIQDLQAILPVGTWLARDAEERFIICYPGVKTQEFCLAEQHKFERFFRGLDAEHDADGQVYAGNTGFVHDVINPSTLNDSIMDAYIALKFACSKGNGYSMLYHSDIRAEEILNINMLRHLKSALALNEFFLVFQPIVNLTTRNITGAECLIRWRNAELGMVGPDHFIPLAEDTGFIVPLGAWVLDNACMQLSEKLSSGEWPSDFKLHVNISLVQLMQQDFSHSLFATLTRHNIAPHNISIEITETSMMKETEILMETISTIRRGGVSVAIDDFGSGFSSLSYLHKLEFDTLKIDKDFVSDVLTDSRNESIVSAVIRLSHGFNVPLVAEGVETAEVADKLQAMGCQKAQGYYFARPMPLSEWPDIEKVLP
- a CDS encoding GGDEF domain-containing protein — translated: MSSNNLFFRLLSQRQDVITVILFVISAACFTLFYYKTETTVKQMEFLLKLSSARSDFLSLSASTFYNVDNRKKNEKLKDSQLQALYLSYSNYINLLHSFSIPERLKDNEETASNELFNRVINARHGDSDIMILSQNTPNFKAIIEESLEKIKYTFHWQLILLILIPFLIAVIRTLHGLYYIDIFDKMNKDYYMDFLTKAYNRRYIPKIKKRAGLDYILAIDIDHFKQINDSYGHDIGDEALYKCTKIMQGNIKASDIIVRMGGDEFVVFLFNASLQDAKHVTEQILHDINDEKLYISESVTAKMTVSIGVAKFDNDISTTMKLADVNLYESKSRGKKQFTF
- the relA gene encoding GTP diphosphokinase, translating into MVAVRSAHLNTAGEFALDEWVKSLNLSNQQSCERLSATWRYCQQKTLNHPDAALLLWRGVEMVEILSTLSMDNDSMRTALLFPLVEAKVIDRETVEEDFGKEITNLVHGVLEMDAIRALKATQSDSGASEQVDNIRRMLLAMVEDFRCVVIKLAERIAHLREVKDAPEEERVLAAKECFNIYAPLANRLGIGQLKWELEDFCFRYLHPDEYKKIAKLLHERRIDREQFIDDFVEALRKEMAKEGVKAEIYGRPKHIYSIWRKMQKKALAFDELFDVRAVRIVVERLQDCYAALGIVHTHYRHLPNEFDDYVANPKPNGYQSIHTVVLGPRGKTLEIQIRTRQMHEDAELGVAAHWKYKEGPQAAGRSGYEGRIAWLRKLIAWQEEMADSGEMLDEVRSQVFDDRVYVFTPKGDVVDLPAGSTPLDFAYHIHSDVGHRCIGAKIGGRIVPFTYQLQMGDQVEIITQKQPNPSRDWLNPNLGYVTTSRGRAKIHNWFRKQDRDKNILAGRQILDDELERLDISLKEAEKLLIPRYNVNSMDEVLAAIGGGDIRVNQMVNFLQGKTNKPSAEEADREALKQLTQKGQSQSRSDKSSGRVVVEGVGNLMHHIARCCQPIPGDEIIGFITQGRGISIHRSDCDQLNELRSHAPERIIDAVWGESYSSGYSLVVRVMANDRSGLLRDITTILANEKVNVLGVASRSDTKKQLATIDMDIEIYNLQVLGRVLAKLNQLPDVIDARRLHGGKTEK